In Ailuropoda melanoleuca isolate Jingjing chromosome 4, ASM200744v2, whole genome shotgun sequence, the following proteins share a genomic window:
- the ELMOD3 gene encoding ELMO domain-containing protein 3 isoform X3 yields MDRLKVCVLRILHHMTRTPVLFGLSEEFLCECRGAQSPRRMGSCGQHPDRDREPGQRGPAWAADLLQRGSAAFPDCGPLFLQGGLDSQDPVHGRVLQTIYRKLTGSKFDCALHGDHWEDLGFQGANPATDLRGAGFLALLHLLYLVMDSKTLLMAQEIFRLSHHHIQQFPFCLMSVNITRIAIQALREECLSRECNRQQKVIPVVNSFYAATFLRLAHVWRTQQKTIADSGFVLKGVLSSWRGPNSLASPGSRTPGWLLDWFGLQFPSAFTPVPHLTLSQVPASQSLPSAHPLEPAFSATPPPFLASDREWSYFLNQKLGPAVGLTIPS; encoded by the exons TTGTGAGTGCCGAGGTGCTCAGAGCCCAAGAAGAATGGGAAGCTGTGGACAACATCCAGACAGAGACAG GGAGCCAGGCCAGCGCGGACCAGCCTGGGCAGCTGATCTCCTTCAGCGAGGCTCTGCAGCATTTCCAGACTGTGGACCTCTCTTCCTTCAAG GTGGCCTGGATAGCCAAGACCCAGTGCATGGCCGAGTCCTCCAGACCATCTACAGGAAGCTGACTGGCTCCAAGTTTGACTGTGCCCTCCACGGAGACCACTGGGAAGATCTGGGCTTTCAGG GAGCGAATCCAGCCACAGACCTGAGAGGAGCAGGCTTCCTTGCCCTCCTACACCTGCTGTACCTGGTGATGGACTCAAAGACCTTGCTGATGGCCCAGGAGATTTTCCGCCTGTCTCATCACCATATCCAG CAATTCCCATTCTGTCTGATGTCCGTGAATATCACCCGCATCGCAATCCAGGCATTAAGGGAAGAGTGCCTCTCCAG GGAGTGTAACCGGCAGCAAAAGGTGATCCCAGTGGTGAACAGTTTCTATGCCGCCACCTTCCTCCGCCTCGCACACGTCTGGAGGACACAGCAGAAGACCATCGCTGACTCTGGCTTTGTCCTCAAAGGTGTGCTTTCTTCTTGGAGAGGCCCGAACTCCCTAGCATCCCCAGGTTCACGGACCCCAGGGTGGTTGCTAGACTGGTTTGGGCTGCAGTTCCCTTCCGCCTTTACCCCCGTCCCCCACCTCACACTGTCTCAAGTTCCAGCTTCTCAAAGTCTCCCATCTGCCCACCCTTTGGAGCCTGCTTTCTCTgccacccctcctccctttctggcCTCAGACCGAGAGTGGTCCTATTTTCTGAATCAAAAGCTGGGTCCAGCAGTTGGACTGACCATCCCAAGTTGA
- the CAPG gene encoding macrophage-capping protein isoform X2 has translation MYTRLPQSDSPFPASVQDPGLHVWRVEKLKPVPVARENQGIFFSGDSYLVLHNGPEELSHLHLWIGQQSSRDEQGACAVLAVHLNTLLGERPVQHREAQGNESDLFMSYFPHGLQYQEGGVESAFHKISPGAAPAAIKKLYQVKGKKNIRATERALSWDSFNTGDCFILDLGQNIFAWCGGKSNILERNKARDLALAIRDSERQGKAQVEIVTDGEEPAEMIQVLGPKPALKEGNPEEDLTADRTNAQAAALYKVSDATGQMNLTKVADSSPFALELLLSDDCFVLDNGLCGKIYIWKGRKANEKERQAALQVAEDFISRMRYAPNTQVEILPQGRESPIFKQFFKDWK, from the exons ATGTACACACGTCTCCCCCAGAG CGACTCTCCGTTCCCCGCCTCGGTGCAGGATCCCGGCCTGCACGTCTGGCGGGTGGAGAAACTGAAGCCAGTGCCCGTAGCACGGGAGAACCAGGGCATCTTCTTCTCGGGGGACTCGTACCTCGTGCTGCACAATGGCCCGGAAGAGCTCTCCCACCTGCACCTGTGGATAG GCCAGCAGTCCTCCCGGGATGAGCAGGGGGCCTGCGCTGTGCTGGCCGTGCATCTCAACACCCTGCTTGGGGAGCGGCCCGTGCAGCACCGAGAGGCGCAGGGCAACGAGTCCGACCTCTTCATGAGCTACTTCCCACACGGCCTCCAGTACCAG GAAGGTGGAGTGGAGTCAGCATTTCACAAGATCTCTCCAGGGGCCGCTCCAGCTGCCATCAAGAAACTGTACCAGGTGAAGGGGAAGAAGAACATCCGGGCCACTGAGCGGGCGCTGAGCTGGGACAGCTTTAACACCGGGGACTGCTTCATCCTGGACCTGGGCCAG aACATCTTCGCCTGGTGTGGTGGAAAGTCCAACATCCTGGAGCGCAACAAGGCGCGGGACCTGGCCCTGGCCATCCGGGACAGTGAACGGCAGGGCAAGGCCCAGGTGGAGATCGTCACGGATGGGGAGGAGCCTGCCGAGATGATCCAG GTCCTGGGCCCCAAGCCTGCTCTGAAGGAGGGCAACCCCGAGGAAGACCTCACAGCTGACCGGACAAACGCCCAGGCTGCGGCTCTGTATAAG GTCTCCGATGCCACCGGACAGATGAACCTGACCAAGGTGGCGGACTCCAGTCCCTTTGCCCTCGAGCTGCTGCTGTCTGATGACTGCTTCGTGCTGGACAACGGGCTCTGTGGCAAGATCTACATCTGGAAAG GGCGTAAAGCTAACGAGAAGGAGCGCCAGGCGGCTCTCCAAGTGGCTGAGGACTTCATCTCCCGCATGCGATATGCCCCCAATACTCAG GTGGAGATTCTGCCCCAGGGCCGCGAGAGCCCCATCTTCAAGCAATTCTTCAAGGACTGGAAATGA